From a region of the Tachysurus fulvidraco isolate hzauxx_2018 chromosome 5, HZAU_PFXX_2.0, whole genome shotgun sequence genome:
- the kynu gene encoding kynureninase, whose amino-acid sequence MDPFAASSPQEVIERVSEKLGCSTTSRDVAEYFDRHDKLRDLRQEFLVPKVADLPQSDLTLVDGSEDCIYFVGNSLGLQPKNAKKYIDEELEKWAKMGVHGHVMGSRPWAWAENNLEALMANVVGAKPEEVALLNGLTVNLHLLMLSFYKPTAKRHKIILEAMAFPSDHYAVESQIRLRGFDPCESMVLLNPRAGEETLRTEDIVSTIQREGDSVAVVMLGGVQYYTGQLFDMEVITKAGQAQGCYVGFDCAHAVGNAELRLHDWGVDFACWCTYKYVNSGAGGLAGAYIHEKHASTVEPALLGWWGHKLDTRFQMTNVMSLQPGVNGFRLSNQPILLVCPLQASLEIFNKTTMSDLRKKSILLTGYLEHLLKHYYSEDKSEPRKPYVRVITPSNPAERGCQLSLSFSVPIRAVFQELEKRGVACDMREPDVLRVAPVPLYNSFADVHRFITVLGAALEASKQPRQL is encoded by the exons ATGGATCCTTTTGCAGCCAGCTCCCCACAAGAAGTTATAGAGAGGGTCTCTGAGAAGCTGGGATGCAGCACGACTTCCCGCGACGTGGCTGAATACTTCGATCGACATGACAAGCTACGGGATTTGCGTCAGGAATTCCTGGTTCCGAAAGTAGCCGATCTTCCTCAAT CTGACCTGACACTCGTAGATGGCTCAGAAGATTGCATTTACTTTGTAGGCAATTCTCTAGGATTACAACCCAAAAATGCCAAAAAATACATTGATGAGGAGTTGGAGAAATGGGCCAAAAT GGGGGTCCATGGACATGTGATGGGGTCGCGCCCTTGGGCCTGGGCCGAGAATAATCTGGAGGCTCTCATGGCAAATGTTGTAG gTGCTAAACCAGAGGAAGTGGCCTTATTAAACGGTTTGACTGTCAATCTGCACCTTCTGATG CTTTCATTTTACAAGCCTACCGCAAAACGCCACAAAATCATTCTGGAGGCAATGGCCTTTCCTTCTGACCAT tatgctgtgGAATCTCAAATACGCCTCAGAGGATTTGACCCTTGCGAGAGCATGGTCCTTCTTAATCCCCGAGCG GGAGAGGAAACCCTGAGGACGGAGGACATCGTTTCCACAATCCAGCGAGAGGGAGACTCTGTTGCCGTGGTGATGCTGGGTGGAGTCCAGTACTACACTGGCCAGCTGTTCGATATGGAGGTCATAACTAAAGCAGGCCAGGCCCAG ggtTGCTATGTAGGGTTCGACTGTGCACATGCTGTGGGTAATGCTGAGCTGCGACTACATGACTGGGGTGTCGACTTCGCCTGCTGGTGCACCTACAAA TACGTGAACTCTGGAGCCGGTGGCTTAGCCGGAGCATACATACACGAGAAACATGCATCCACGGTCGAACCGGC gCTTCTCGGTTGGTGGGGACACAAGTTGGACACTAGATTCCAGATGACCAATG TGATGAGCCTGCAGCCTGGAGTTAATGGATTCAGACTTTCAAATCAACCCATTTTACTGGTGTGTCCCCTACAGGCCAGTCTAGAG ATCTTTAACAAAACCACCATGAGTGACCTGAGGAAGAAGTCTATCTTGTTGACTGGATATCTGGAGCACCTCCTGAAGCACTACTACAGCGAGGACAAGTCGGAGCCACGGAAACCTTACGTCCGTGTCATTACGCCCAGCAACCCTGCAGAGAGAGGCTGCCAGCTCTCGCTCTCATTCTCGGTCCCCATCAGAGCCGTCTTTCAAGAGCTTGAGAAGAGAGGAGTCGCA TGTGACATGAGGGAACCGGATGTGCTGCGTGTAGCTCCTGTTCCTCTCTACAACTCCTTCGCTGATGTACATCGCTTCATCACTGTGCTAGGAGCAGCTCTGGAAGCTAGCAAACAACCCAGACAGCTCTAA